A single window of Cellulomonas sp. NTE-D12 DNA harbors:
- a CDS encoding HAD family hydrolase, with protein MTAAAPRAGARLDGVLFDIDDTLVDTRGAFRAAFEVIAHRYLPDLPPERLPEVLATWRADASGHYRAYTRGETGHREQRMARANELHALFGGRELDDAAFEAWDQVFEGGFTAAWAAHPEASAVIDQLLAAGLQVGALSNAHVAYQTDKLARTGFLDRVPMLVGIDTLGIGKPDPSVFLEACRLLGTEPARTAYVGDELDVDAVAAAEAGLLGVWVDRPGGRRVPVSEQQIADADVLVIHSLAELPEALGV; from the coding sequence GTGACGGCTGCCGCGCCGCGCGCGGGCGCACGGCTGGACGGCGTGCTGTTCGACATCGACGACACCCTTGTGGACACCCGCGGCGCGTTCCGCGCCGCGTTCGAGGTGATCGCCCACCGCTACCTGCCGGACCTGCCGCCCGAGCGGCTGCCGGAGGTGCTGGCGACCTGGCGGGCCGACGCGAGCGGCCACTACCGGGCGTACACCCGTGGGGAGACCGGCCACCGCGAGCAGCGCATGGCGCGGGCGAACGAGCTGCACGCGCTGTTCGGCGGCCGTGAGCTGGACGACGCCGCCTTCGAGGCCTGGGACCAGGTGTTCGAGGGTGGCTTCACCGCGGCCTGGGCCGCCCACCCGGAGGCGTCCGCGGTGATCGACCAGCTGCTGGCGGCGGGACTGCAGGTCGGCGCCCTGTCGAACGCGCACGTCGCCTACCAGACCGACAAGCTGGCGCGGACCGGCTTCCTCGACCGGGTCCCGATGCTGGTGGGGATCGACACGCTCGGCATCGGGAAGCCCGACCCGTCGGTGTTCCTCGAGGCCTGCCGGCTGCTCGGCACCGAGCCCGCGCGCACCGCCTACGTGGGCGACGAGCTCGACGTCGACGCGGTGGCGGCTGCCGAGGCGGGCCTGCTCGGCGTCTGGGTGGACCGCCCGGGTGGCCGGCGCGTCCCGGTGTCCGAGCAGCAGATCGCCGACGCGGACGTGCTGGTGATCCACAGCCTCGCCGAGCTGCCCGAGGCGCTCGGCGTCTGA
- the hisN gene encoding histidinol-phosphatase, translated as MGSRPGYDDDLRLAHVIADQVDALTTERFRAQDLHVETKPDLTPVTDADRSAEELVRSQLSRTRPRDAVHGEELADTGHGPRRWVVDPIDGTKNFVRGVPVWATLLALMEGDDVVVGVVSAPALNRRWWAATGSGAWTGRSLAAARQIHVSAVDRLADASLSYSSLSGWEERGRLPEFLDLTRKVWRTRAYGDFWSHVLVAEGAVDVSAEPELALHDMAALVPIVTEAGGRFTSVRGVPGPLGGSALVTNGRLHDEVLELLDPLPGR; from the coding sequence ATGGGCTCGCGCCCCGGGTACGACGACGACCTGCGACTGGCCCACGTGATCGCCGACCAGGTGGACGCGCTGACCACGGAGCGGTTCCGCGCCCAGGACCTGCACGTCGAGACGAAGCCCGACCTGACGCCCGTCACGGATGCGGACCGCTCGGCGGAGGAGCTGGTCCGGTCCCAGCTGTCGCGGACGCGGCCCCGGGACGCCGTGCACGGTGAGGAGCTGGCGGACACGGGCCACGGGCCGCGGCGCTGGGTGGTGGACCCGATCGACGGCACCAAGAACTTCGTGCGGGGTGTCCCGGTGTGGGCGACGCTGCTCGCGCTGATGGAGGGCGACGACGTGGTGGTGGGCGTGGTCAGCGCCCCCGCACTGAACCGGCGCTGGTGGGCAGCCACCGGCTCGGGCGCCTGGACGGGACGGTCGCTGGCCGCTGCGCGGCAGATCCACGTGTCGGCCGTCGACCGGCTCGCCGACGCCTCGCTCTCCTACTCCAGCCTCTCGGGCTGGGAGGAGCGCGGCCGGCTCCCGGAGTTCCTCGACCTCACCCGGAAGGTGTGGCGCACCCGCGCCTACGGCGACTTCTGGTCGCACGTGCTCGTCGCGGAGGGCGCCGTGGACGTCTCGGCGGAACCGGAGCTGGCGCTGCACGACATGGCGGCCCTGGTGCCGATCGTCACCGAGGCGGGCGGCCGGTTCACCTCCGTGCGCGGCGTGCCCGGTCCGCTCGGCGGCTCCGCGCTGGTGACCAACGGACGCCTGCACGACGAGGTGCTCGAGCTGCTGGACCCGCTGCCGGGTCGCTGA